The following are encoded together in the Bacillus cereus group sp. RP43 genome:
- a CDS encoding L,D-transpeptidase, whose protein sequence is MKKVWFIVILFFCLPASVFANTDHLILVNLTTNQLSFFEDGNYTRTFPITTGRDRTPTPEGNFCIITKYKNKEYHRKKIPGGAPNNPLGTRWLGLDKKEYAIHGTNREGTIGSRESNGCIRMHDRDIQWLYDRVQLQTKVIISRFHTSPEYEAYKLGYRVVSWNGRKVEEEQIGMLTLVDRVNIYWQEPNGQLTKVKTVLPNERYTVYSKRKDGTYYIGNNLYVVDETGEKIHYEQLPYSILSNLYKRKYNVP, encoded by the coding sequence ATGAAGAAAGTATGGTTTATCGTAATCCTATTTTTCTGCCTGCCAGCTAGCGTTTTTGCTAATACAGATCATTTAATATTAGTTAACCTTACGACAAATCAGCTTTCTTTTTTTGAAGATGGAAACTATACTAGAACATTTCCGATAACGACAGGAAGAGACAGGACCCCGACGCCTGAAGGGAATTTTTGTATTATAACTAAATATAAAAATAAAGAATACCATCGTAAAAAAATACCTGGGGGTGCACCGAATAATCCTCTCGGTACGAGATGGCTAGGTCTGGATAAAAAGGAATATGCCATTCACGGGACAAATCGTGAAGGAACGATTGGAAGTCGGGAATCAAATGGTTGTATTCGCATGCACGATCGGGACATACAATGGTTATACGACCGGGTACAATTACAGACGAAAGTAATTATTTCTCGCTTTCATACGAGTCCCGAATATGAAGCATATAAGCTTGGTTATCGTGTTGTGAGCTGGAATGGTCGTAAAGTAGAAGAAGAACAAATTGGAATGCTTACGTTAGTAGATCGTGTAAATATATATTGGCAAGAACCAAATGGACAATTGACGAAAGTAAAAACGGTATTGCCAAATGAAAGATACACAGTGTATTCCAAACGAAAAGATGGAACCTATTATATAGGAAACAATTTGTATGTTGTAGATGAAACAGGAGAAAAAATTCATTATGAGCAATTACCTTATTCGATTTTAAGTAATCTATATAAAAGAAAATATAATGTCCCGTAA
- a CDS encoding PCYCGC domain-containing protein — translation MKKYVFSLLAVLSLILAGCGSTGTNEKKSSESKEEHDHATHTQQADIQEKTKGVDTLPTFLNKLDPQMKDIYTVAGQNAELLDWIPCYCGCGESVGHKNNKNCFIREIKKNGEVVWDSHATTCVNCLEIAVESASMKQKGKSTLEIRNYIDNKYKEGYGKPTPTPMPKA, via the coding sequence ATGAAGAAATATGTATTTTCTTTACTTGCAGTACTGAGTTTAATTCTTGCTGGATGCGGAAGCACTGGTACAAATGAAAAAAAATCATCTGAATCAAAAGAAGAACATGATCATGCCACGCACACGCAGCAAGCTGACATTCAAGAAAAGACAAAAGGAGTCGACACACTTCCGACCTTCCTAAACAAGCTTGATCCACAAATGAAAGACATCTATACTGTCGCTGGACAAAATGCTGAACTATTGGATTGGATTCCTTGTTACTGCGGTTGTGGTGAAAGTGTAGGACATAAAAATAATAAAAATTGCTTTATTCGTGAAATCAAAAAGAATGGTGAAGTTGTTTGGGATTCCCATGCAACAACTTGTGTAAATTGCTTAGAAATCGCAGTTGAATCTGCTTCGATGAAACAAAAAGGAAAATCAACGCTTGAAATTCGTAATTATATTGATAATAAATACAAAGAAGGATATGGGAAACCAACACCTACGCCAATGCCAAAAGCTTAA
- a CDS encoding disulfide oxidoreductase, whose product MGREKKQEYALLTAWGASFIATLGSLYFSEIMKFEPCVLCWYQRIFMYPFVLWLGIAVVKKDYRIASYSLPIASIGACISLYHYAIQKIAAFSAAGAACGRVPCTGEYINWFGFVTIPFLALIGFITIAVCSFIVIKNK is encoded by the coding sequence ATGGGACGAGAAAAAAAGCAAGAATATGCTTTACTTACTGCATGGGGAGCTTCATTTATTGCTACATTAGGAAGTCTATACTTTTCCGAAATCATGAAATTTGAGCCTTGTGTCCTTTGTTGGTATCAACGTATTTTTATGTATCCATTCGTTTTATGGCTTGGTATCGCTGTAGTAAAGAAAGACTATCGCATTGCAAGTTATTCTTTACCAATCGCAAGTATTGGTGCTTGTATTTCTTTATATCACTATGCAATTCAAAAAATCGCAGCATTTTCAGCTGCTGGGGCAGCTTGCGGCCGCGTACCTTGTACGGGAGAATACATAAACTGGTTCGGCTTTGTGACAATCCCGTTTTTAGCACTTATCGGCTTTATTACAATCGCTGTTTGTAGCTTTATCGTAATCAAAAACAAATAA
- a CDS encoding GerAB/ArcD/ProY family transporter — protein sequence MAEQNKTMTVSPYFTFLLLHSLQIGVGVLGYQRIIAQYAGYDSWISLIVAGIITHIVLFCMLKMLDKDNDLMTIHTTCFGKWLGTFLSMCFAAYLLLFCLTVLRTYIEVIQVWVFPTIKPWKLTFLFLLVTYYVIKGGFRSVTGICFWGVVIPIFVLLFLVFPMKYAHVRNILPILTHSPVDILYSAKSSALEFLGFEAILIFYPLIKKGKSLHKWAHGGIAFTTILYVVLAIVSLMYYSQGQLHHTIWPTLTMLKIIKVPFIQRFEYIIIFLWFLIILPNLCLTIWSSCRISKTSFHIPFKITLPLFIAAIFISSLFFTNRESINTLNTVLSQVGLYIVYAYIPILFLFHSLRWRFKNKSKESSPNAP from the coding sequence ATGGCTGAACAAAATAAAACAATGACTGTTTCCCCTTATTTCACATTTCTTTTATTACACTCTCTTCAAATTGGAGTAGGTGTATTAGGATATCAACGCATTATTGCACAATATGCTGGTTATGATTCTTGGATTTCTCTTATTGTTGCGGGTATTATAACTCATATCGTACTGTTTTGTATGTTAAAAATGTTAGATAAAGATAATGATTTAATGACCATTCATACGACATGTTTTGGAAAATGGCTTGGAACTTTTTTGTCTATGTGCTTTGCTGCATATCTTCTCTTATTTTGCCTTACTGTGCTTCGTACATATATTGAAGTCATTCAAGTATGGGTCTTTCCTACAATTAAGCCATGGAAATTAACGTTCTTATTTTTACTCGTGACGTATTACGTAATAAAAGGTGGATTCCGCTCTGTAACAGGAATTTGTTTTTGGGGCGTCGTAATACCGATTTTCGTACTACTTTTCTTAGTGTTCCCTATGAAATATGCACATGTCCGTAACATTTTACCGATTCTTACCCATTCACCTGTAGACATTCTATATTCAGCAAAATCATCTGCATTAGAATTTCTTGGATTTGAAGCAATTCTTATCTTTTATCCACTCATTAAAAAAGGAAAGTCACTACATAAATGGGCACACGGTGGTATTGCCTTTACAACTATTTTATACGTAGTACTAGCAATCGTGTCCCTTATGTACTATAGCCAAGGACAACTCCATCATACAATTTGGCCAACATTAACGATGCTAAAAATCATTAAAGTTCCTTTTATCCAAAGATTTGAGTACATTATTATTTTTCTCTGGTTTCTTATTATTTTACCTAATCTTTGTTTAACCATTTGGTCTTCTTGTCGCATTAGTAAAACTTCCTTTCACATACCGTTTAAAATTACATTGCCACTTTTTATCGCAGCTATATTTATTTCATCCTTATTTTTCACAAACCGTGAAAGCATCAATACATTAAATACAGTACTCTCTCAGGTTGGATTATATATTGTATACGCTTATATCCCAATCTTATTTCTATTCCATTCACTACGATGGCGCTTCAAAAATAAGTCGAAAGAATCTTCACCCAACGCACCATGA
- a CDS encoding Ger(x)C family spore germination protein, with translation MKNILLCFAIIVLIFQSGCTQPNIVDTQRIIHVGGFDITKDKQFRGTILYPDYTRDVQSKPQTQSTTAGTIETISSLLNAKSPHTIAVGQMRVALFGKSFGEQGIGDIISNLQRDPNIGRDVQLALVDGSTEHLLKHIKSNGSLYLSDLLEQNIENETIPRTALNIFLYNYYSSGCDPFLPYIKVDEDKSASIKGLAFLKKDKVLMYTDKKGSFLFKLLINPTKNGRYEVPIRQGNHKGLIATQNLSGKSVCYLTDTGDIPKIHIHLKLNGLIKNTPDWLDLTKKENIKYVKKHVEKTIEKHLNELIKQFQEKEVDPIGIREEIRSHSRKWSMKKIQEMYPNVDVAVHVQINVVQSGIGE, from the coding sequence ATGAAAAATATTTTATTATGCTTTGCTATTATCGTTTTAATTTTCCAATCCGGATGTACACAACCGAATATAGTAGACACACAACGAATTATTCATGTGGGCGGCTTTGATATAACGAAAGACAAACAGTTTCGTGGGACTATTCTCTATCCTGATTATACAAGAGATGTCCAGTCAAAGCCTCAAACACAGTCAACTACTGCCGGCACCATTGAAACAATTTCTTCACTTCTAAATGCCAAATCACCACATACTATCGCCGTGGGACAAATGCGTGTTGCCCTATTTGGAAAATCATTTGGTGAACAAGGTATTGGTGACATTATCAGCAACCTACAACGTGATCCCAATATTGGTCGAGACGTACAACTGGCACTTGTAGATGGTTCAACCGAACATCTGCTCAAACATATTAAATCGAATGGATCACTATATTTATCTGATTTACTGGAGCAAAATATAGAAAACGAAACAATTCCGCGGACTGCTTTAAATATTTTTTTATATAACTATTATTCATCAGGATGCGATCCATTTCTTCCTTATATTAAAGTGGATGAAGACAAGTCTGCCTCCATTAAGGGACTCGCTTTTTTAAAAAAGGATAAAGTGCTTATGTATACAGATAAAAAAGGATCTTTTTTATTCAAATTACTCATTAATCCAACTAAAAATGGCCGTTACGAAGTTCCGATACGTCAAGGTAACCATAAAGGGTTAATTGCCACTCAAAACTTATCTGGAAAGAGCGTTTGTTACCTGACCGATACAGGTGACATACCGAAAATTCATATTCATCTCAAATTAAATGGACTCATAAAAAACACTCCAGATTGGCTTGATTTGACGAAGAAAGAGAATATAAAATATGTAAAAAAACATGTAGAAAAAACAATTGAAAAGCATCTAAACGAATTAATAAAACAATTCCAAGAAAAAGAGGTCGATCCGATAGGGATACGGGAAGAAATTCGTAGTCACTCGAGAAAATGGAGTATGAAAAAAATTCAAGAAATGTACCCTAATGTAGATGTTGCTGTTCACGTACAAATCAATGTTGTGCAATCTGGTATCGGAGAATAG
- a CDS encoding thioredoxin family protein has translation MKKMLIFGGIIIALFAAIFAVTQMEEKNASTSQKIDNATGSQTDGADYYTNKISLSDLQKNLKEKKEETVYFYQTSCVHCQKLSPIVVPMAKDLNVDMKVMDIEKLDAPWDEYKIKGTPTIIHFKDGKEVSRISGEQSKDKLKEWLEQTKK, from the coding sequence ATGAAAAAAATGCTTATATTTGGCGGTATTATTATCGCCTTGTTTGCAGCAATTTTCGCTGTAACACAAATGGAAGAAAAAAACGCTTCAACTAGCCAAAAAATTGATAATGCTACTGGTAGTCAAACAGATGGTGCTGACTACTACACAAATAAAATCTCTCTTTCAGATCTCCAAAAGAATTTAAAAGAGAAAAAAGAAGAAACAGTATACTTTTATCAAACATCTTGCGTTCATTGCCAAAAATTATCTCCTATCGTAGTACCGATGGCTAAAGACTTGAATGTTGATATGAAAGTTATGGATATTGAAAAATTAGATGCTCCTTGGGATGAATATAAAATTAAAGGCACTCCAACAATCATTCATTTTAAAGATGGTAAAGAAGTGAGCCGTATTAGCGGCGAACAATCGAAAGACAAATTAAAAGAATGGCTTGAGCAAACGAAGAAATAA
- a CDS encoding DUF1540 domain-containing protein encodes MPEVKCSVSNCSFWGQGNFCQASAIVVQPDAQEAGQIENSSYTSATLTNETLESSVTTSVETCCHTFKPKY; translated from the coding sequence ATGCCAGAAGTGAAATGCTCGGTTTCCAATTGCTCATTTTGGGGACAAGGTAACTTTTGTCAAGCAAGTGCAATTGTTGTTCAACCTGATGCACAAGAAGCAGGTCAAATTGAGAATAGTTCGTATACAAGCGCTACTTTAACAAACGAGACGCTTGAAAGTTCTGTAACAACGAGTGTAGAAACGTGTTGTCATACATTTAAACCGAAATATTAA
- a CDS encoding YhdB family protein codes for MQTYNDYDKALYYTYCCNWDKLLVLMVQTNDQLFSKRIEHFLHAYQYSKELPEVDKELQLLFQYIDHASQKSHVEEVEQIQM; via the coding sequence GTGCAAACATATAACGACTATGACAAAGCTCTCTATTACACGTATTGCTGTAATTGGGATAAACTACTCGTTTTAATGGTTCAAACGAATGATCAACTATTTTCTAAGCGTATTGAACACTTTTTACACGCTTATCAATACAGTAAAGAATTACCAGAAGTTGACAAAGAATTGCAGCTCCTATTTCAATATATTGACCACGCATCCCAAAAGTCACATGTAGAAGAAGTAGAGCAAATTCAAATGTAA